A portion of the Halodesulfovibrio aestuarii DSM 17919 = ATCC 29578 genome contains these proteins:
- the rnc gene encoding ribonuclease III, with amino-acid sequence MLERLQEHIRYTFTQISLLETALTHSSFANEHGGAIEHNERLEFLGDAVLEICVSERLFAKFPKAREGVLTRMRAKLVSKPSLAALAIEMQLDKYLKLGKGEEAQGGRDRHSLLSDAFEAVLGAVFLDGGYDSALKYIDNMFEGKWPNEPENSKSKDYKSRLQELTQKKFKDRPSYTLKNSKGPEHAKVFEVELRLPDGAIIIAEGPSVKRAEQYAASIALERLDV; translated from the coding sequence ATGCTCGAAAGATTGCAAGAACACATTCGTTATACATTTACTCAGATTTCTTTGCTTGAGACAGCATTAACCCACAGTTCATTCGCGAATGAGCATGGCGGGGCGATAGAACATAACGAACGATTAGAATTTTTAGGTGACGCAGTTCTTGAAATCTGTGTTTCTGAACGGCTATTTGCCAAATTTCCAAAAGCTAGAGAGGGTGTGTTAACCCGTATGCGCGCAAAGTTGGTGAGTAAGCCATCTCTTGCAGCCTTAGCAATAGAAATGCAGCTTGATAAATATTTGAAGCTTGGCAAAGGGGAAGAGGCGCAAGGCGGCCGGGACAGACACTCTTTATTGAGTGACGCGTTTGAGGCTGTACTTGGTGCAGTATTTCTTGACGGCGGCTATGATAGTGCCTTGAAGTACATCGATAACATGTTTGAGGGCAAGTGGCCTAACGAACCGGAAAACTCCAAGTCAAAAGACTACAAGAGCCGTTTACAAGAACTGACACAGAAAAAATTTAAAGACCGTCCATCTTATACGCTTAAAAACAGTAAAGGCCCTGAACATGCAAAGGTGTTTGAGGTTGAACTGAGACTGCCGGACGGAGCGATAATTATCGCTGAAGGTCCCAGCGTAAAACGTGCAGAGCAGTATGCTGCCAGCATTGCACTTGAGCGGCTTGATGTATAA
- a CDS encoding flagellin — protein MDTANNALSTVAAGDTATFTNRNEDGFTVTTTATFSYKGTGGTVPTNATYSYNTDGTTTITPEPQATAGDQELISTEVYTLSKQYEPSEATSVRYEISTDGGETWNDLPTTGTVTTNAGEQLRVTANYPKGEITETFVDPSSTDPALAADDANIAFEYDAATHTVSYKTVPVNTAPPALTEAQIDENGAQAKADLSTVQKSIQTDSATTIKFTFGARNEAHDNYGIKIAKVNAKALGIGNGAGDTLLTRKSALKALDNISKAIIKKDKIRARIGATQNRLEASIDNISIQRENAQASESQISDVDVASEMVDFTRRQLMANTAMSILVQANSLPETARRLLEGS, from the coding sequence GTGGATACTGCAAACAACGCACTCTCAACTGTAGCAGCTGGTGACACAGCGACGTTCACCAACCGGAATGAAGATGGATTTACCGTTACCACCACTGCAACCTTCTCATACAAAGGCACTGGTGGCACAGTTCCTACCAATGCCACATACTCTTACAATACAGATGGTACCACAACTATCACTCCTGAGCCACAGGCAACGGCTGGCGATCAGGAACTCATAAGTACTGAAGTCTACACTCTGAGTAAGCAGTATGAGCCAAGCGAAGCCACTAGCGTTCGCTACGAAATTTCTACAGACGGCGGCGAAACTTGGAATGATTTGCCGACCACCGGTACCGTAACAACCAACGCCGGAGAACAGCTTCGCGTTACAGCAAACTATCCTAAAGGTGAAATCACCGAAACGTTTGTTGACCCGAGCAGTACCGACCCTGCACTTGCTGCCGACGATGCAAATATTGCCTTTGAATACGATGCGGCAACCCATACGGTCAGCTACAAAACCGTTCCTGTAAACACCGCACCCCCTGCACTTACCGAGGCACAGATTGATGAAAATGGCGCTCAGGCCAAAGCAGATCTTTCAACGGTACAAAAAAGTATTCAAACAGATTCCGCGACAACTATTAAATTCACCTTTGGTGCCCGTAATGAGGCTCATGATAACTACGGCATTAAGATAGCTAAAGTTAACGCAAAAGCACTCGGTATAGGCAACGGCGCAGGTGATACCCTTTTAACACGGAAAAGTGCACTCAAGGCGCTCGACAACATTTCAAAAGCGATCATTAAAAAAGATAAAATTCGAGCACGCATTGGTGCAACACAAAACCGCCTCGAAGCATCCATTGATAATATTTCAATCCAGCGCGAAAACGCGCAGGCATCCGAGTCTCAAATTTCTGATGTAGATGTTGCGAGCGAAATGGTAGACTTTACCCGCAGACAACTTATGGCCAACACAGCCATGTCTATACTGGTTCAGGCAAACTCGTTGCCGGAAACAGCACGCAGACTCCTTGAAGGCTCTTAG
- a CDS encoding flagellin, translating to MLRATDNNNGTVTLDSTTGSSTQFSVQSEIIGTKTFNFTTKTGTQVSNTVTTGYDDPTTPANENITSSTFTHNTKSGEIELEKEATIESTASATFGDVNNIPESIKVEVFDEATKSWVEQPLVQGANYKSLDIDPSVKSFRVTTDYGDGKKTRDTISNNTNGTFTIKEQTDPATNLANGVGFELVQTTGGEASSTQLDVKSDDLVVVNIHFGSGNTDADSYDTAINQVTAKALGVGNDAGDSVATRDEAKQALENLTEAIRRKDEVRAEIGSTQNRLSATIENVSIQQENLQASESRISDVDVATEMTEFNKTQIMTNAAVSMLAQANSLPQMAQKLIDGR from the coding sequence GTGCTTAGAGCTACCGATAACAATAACGGTACGGTTACATTAGACTCAACAACTGGTTCCTCAACCCAGTTTAGCGTTCAAAGTGAAATTATTGGCACGAAAACATTCAATTTCACAACAAAAACAGGAACTCAGGTTTCTAACACAGTAACCACCGGTTACGATGACCCTACGACACCTGCTAATGAAAACATTACTTCTTCAACATTCACTCATAACACCAAAAGCGGTGAGATTGAACTTGAAAAAGAAGCTACAATTGAATCTACGGCTTCTGCAACCTTTGGTGATGTTAACAACATTCCTGAATCAATTAAAGTTGAAGTATTTGATGAAGCTACAAAGAGTTGGGTTGAACAGCCTCTTGTTCAGGGTGCCAACTACAAATCATTAGATATTGACCCTAGTGTTAAATCATTCCGTGTTACTACCGACTACGGTGATGGTAAAAAGACCAGAGACACCATCTCTAACAACACTAATGGTACCTTCACCATTAAAGAGCAGACCGACCCTGCCACCAACTTGGCAAACGGTGTAGGCTTTGAACTGGTTCAGACTACCGGCGGTGAGGCATCTTCAACACAGCTTGACGTTAAATCTGATGACCTTGTTGTAGTTAATATTCACTTCGGCTCCGGTAATACTGATGCCGACAGCTACGACACCGCTATCAATCAGGTAACTGCAAAAGCACTTGGTGTTGGTAATGATGCCGGAGATTCCGTAGCCACTAGAGACGAAGCCAAACAAGCTCTTGAGAATCTTACAGAAGCTATCCGCAGAAAAGACGAAGTTCGTGCAGAAATTGGTTCTACCCAGAACCGCCTCTCTGCAACAATCGAAAACGTGTCTATTCAGCAAGAAAACCTGCAGGCTTCTGAGTCCCGTATCTCTGACGTGGACGTAGCTACTGAAATGACTGAATTCAACAAAACTCAGATCATGACTAACGCTGCTGTATCCATGCTTGCACAGGCTAACTCCCTGCCGCAGATGGCTCAGAAACTCATCGACGGACGCTAG